The following coding sequences lie in one Pseudomonas syringae CC1557 genomic window:
- the yccS gene encoding YccS family putative transporter — MASKSLRHTFRRLWALDKFSYSVRVFIALTGSMLLCWYQNEMALLIPLFLGIIACALAETDDSWQGRLNALAVTLVCFSIAALAVELLFPYPWLFVCSLALASFGLTMLGALGERYGAIAYGTLILSVYTMIGVDQRGGQVTDFWHEPMLLVAGAAWYGLLSVVWQMLFSNQPVQQALARLFRELGQYLKLKSTLFEPIRNLNVEARRLELAQQNGRVVAALNSTKEIILHRVGSGRPGSKVSRYLKLYFIAQDIHERASSSHYPYNSLADAFFHSDVLFRCQRLLRQQGVACQALSESIQLRQPFVYDPSFAEAMEDLQASLEHLRIQSNPAWRGLLRSLRALATNLGTLDRLISDASNPDAVADATDSSLLDRSPRNLKDVWTRLRLQMTPTSLLFRHALRLPLALTIGYAMVHLIHPSQGYWIILTTVFVCQPSYGATRRKLGQRIIGTAIGLTVGWVLFDLVTSPILQSMCAVLAGVVFFVNRTTRYTLSTAAITVMVLFCFNQVGDGYGLFLPRLFDTLLGSLIAGLAVFLFLPDWQGRRLNKVLANTLTCNSIYLRQIMQQYAKGKSDDLAYRLARRNAHNADAALSTTLANMLMEPGHFRKEADVGFRFLVLSHTLLSYLSGLGAHRDTQLPSDVHEHLIDGAGATLAASIDEIAQSLAEKQPVAVHSDAEEALAAELEQLPEEMDESQRLVQAQLALICRQLAPLRTLAAHLIKAPETVADRAV, encoded by the coding sequence ATGGCATCGAAATCTCTCCGTCATACATTCCGTCGATTGTGGGCGCTGGATAAATTCAGCTATAGCGTTCGTGTCTTCATTGCACTGACCGGCAGCATGCTGCTGTGCTGGTATCAAAACGAGATGGCCCTGCTGATCCCACTGTTTCTGGGAATTATCGCCTGCGCCCTGGCTGAAACCGATGACAGCTGGCAGGGCAGGCTCAACGCCTTGGCCGTGACGCTGGTGTGTTTCAGCATCGCCGCCCTCGCCGTCGAACTGTTATTCCCCTACCCCTGGCTGTTTGTCTGCTCACTGGCGCTGGCCAGCTTTGGCCTGACCATGCTCGGCGCGCTGGGCGAACGCTATGGCGCGATTGCCTATGGCACGCTGATTCTGTCGGTGTACACCATGATCGGGGTCGATCAGCGCGGCGGTCAGGTGACGGACTTCTGGCACGAGCCGATGCTGCTGGTCGCCGGGGCTGCGTGGTACGGCCTGCTGTCGGTAGTGTGGCAGATGCTGTTTTCCAACCAGCCGGTGCAGCAGGCGCTGGCGCGGCTGTTTCGCGAACTGGGGCAGTACCTGAAACTAAAATCGACGCTGTTCGAGCCCATCCGCAACCTCAACGTGGAAGCTCGCCGCCTGGAGCTGGCGCAGCAGAACGGTCGCGTGGTCGCGGCGCTGAACTCGACCAAGGAAATCATCCTGCACCGCGTCGGCAGCGGTCGCCCCGGCTCGAAGGTCAGCCGCTACCTGAAGCTGTATTTCATCGCTCAGGACATTCACGAGCGCGCCAGTTCGTCGCACTACCCTTACAACTCGCTGGCCGACGCGTTTTTCCACAGTGACGTGCTGTTCCGTTGCCAGCGCTTGCTGCGTCAGCAAGGCGTTGCCTGTCAGGCGCTCTCAGAGTCCATCCAGCTGCGTCAGCCGTTCGTGTATGACCCCAGCTTCGCAGAAGCCATGGAAGACCTGCAGGCGTCGCTTGAGCACCTGCGCATCCAGAGCAACCCGGCATGGCGCGGCTTGCTGCGTTCACTGCGCGCACTGGCGACCAACCTCGGCACGCTGGACCGGCTGATCAGCGATGCCAGCAATCCGGACGCCGTCGCCGATGCCACCGACAGCAGCCTGCTGGACCGCTCGCCGCGCAACCTCAAGGATGTCTGGACGCGCCTGCGTCTGCAAATGACTCCGACCTCGTTGCTGTTTCGCCATGCATTGCGTCTGCCGCTGGCGCTGACCATCGGTTACGCGATGGTGCACCTGATTCACCCGTCGCAAGGCTACTGGATCATCCTGACCACGGTGTTTGTCTGCCAGCCCAGCTATGGCGCGACCCGGCGCAAGCTCGGACAGCGGATCATCGGCACCGCGATTGGCCTGACAGTCGGCTGGGTGCTGTTCGATCTGGTCACCAGCCCGATTCTGCAATCGATGTGTGCGGTGCTCGCCGGGGTGGTGTTCTTCGTCAACCGCACCACGCGCTACACCCTGTCGACCGCCGCTATCACCGTGATGGTACTGTTCTGTTTCAATCAGGTCGGCGACGGTTACGGCCTGTTTCTGCCGCGCCTGTTCGACACACTGCTGGGCAGCCTGATCGCCGGCCTTGCGGTGTTCCTGTTCCTGCCGGACTGGCAGGGACGGCGTCTCAACAAAGTGCTGGCCAACACGCTGACCTGCAACAGCATCTATCTGCGCCAGATCATGCAGCAGTACGCCAAAGGCAAGAGCGATGACCTGGCCTATCGACTGGCACGGCGCAACGCCCACAACGCCGATGCCGCGCTGTCCACCACGCTGGCCAACATGCTCATGGAGCCCGGCCATTTCCGCAAGGAAGCCGACGTCGGCTTTCGCTTCCTGGTGCTGTCGCACACGCTGTTGAGTTATCTGTCAGGCCTTGGCGCCCACCGCGACACGCAGTTGCCGAGTGACGTCCACGAGCACCTGATAGATGGCGCCGGTGCGACACTGGCCGCCAGCATTGATGAGATCGCCCAGAGCCTGGCCGAGAAGCAACCGGTTGCCGTGCACAGTGATGCTGAAGAAGCCCTGGCCGCAGAGCTGGAACAATTGCCGGAAGAGATGGATGAAAGTCAGCGCCTGGTGCAGGCGCAACTGGCGTTGATCTGTCGTCAACTGGCACCACTGCGGACCTTGGCCGCGCACCTCATCAAAGCTCCGGAGACTGTTGCAGACCGTGCAGTCTGA
- a CDS encoding NAD(P)/FAD-dependent oxidoreductase, translating to MPVTDVVIIGAGAAGLMCAFTAAARGRKVLLIDHANKPGKKILMSGGGRCNFTNMYTEPANFLSQNPHFCKSALARYTQWDFIAMVAKHGVPYHEKKLGQLFCDNKSSDILEMLLEECRQAGVSLHMDTAVQQIEKTDSGYSLQTTLGTLNCQSLVIATGGLSIPTLGATGFGYQVGKQFGHTLLPTRAGLVPFTITDQLKDLCTELSGTSVDCLVSCNDTSFRENILFTHRGLSGPAILQISSFWQPGDTVEINLLPDHDVPAWLSQQQAERPNSELKTLLGEIFTKKMANLIAEHWFVSKPMKQYTHAELAEIAAKLASWQVVPAGTEGYRTAEVTLGGIDTREVSSKTMESLKSPGLYFVGEVLDVSGHLGGFNFQWAWASAYAAAQYV from the coding sequence GTGCCCGTTACTGACGTTGTAATCATTGGCGCTGGCGCCGCAGGTCTGATGTGTGCGTTCACCGCTGCCGCTCGCGGGCGCAAGGTGCTGTTGATTGATCATGCCAACAAGCCCGGCAAAAAGATCCTCATGTCCGGTGGCGGGCGCTGCAACTTCACCAACATGTACACCGAGCCGGCCAACTTCCTGTCGCAAAACCCGCATTTCTGCAAATCGGCACTGGCCCGCTACACCCAATGGGATTTCATCGCGATGGTCGCCAAACATGGCGTGCCGTATCACGAGAAAAAGCTCGGCCAGCTGTTCTGCGACAACAAGTCCAGCGACATTCTGGAAATGCTTCTGGAAGAATGCCGCCAAGCCGGTGTCAGCCTGCACATGGACACTGCTGTGCAGCAGATCGAAAAGACCGACTCCGGCTACAGCCTGCAGACCACGCTGGGCACACTGAACTGCCAGTCACTGGTGATAGCCACCGGCGGGCTGTCGATCCCGACGCTGGGCGCGACCGGCTTCGGCTATCAGGTCGGCAAGCAATTCGGCCACACACTGTTGCCCACCCGCGCCGGGCTGGTGCCCTTCACCATTACCGACCAGCTCAAGGACTTGTGCACCGAGCTGTCCGGCACCTCGGTGGACTGCCTGGTGAGCTGCAACGACACCAGCTTCCGGGAAAACATCCTGTTCACCCACCGCGGCCTCAGCGGCCCGGCCATTTTGCAGATTTCCTCCTTCTGGCAGCCCGGCGACACAGTAGAAATCAACCTGCTGCCTGATCACGATGTGCCCGCCTGGCTCTCGCAGCAACAGGCAGAGCGCCCCAACAGCGAGCTGAAAACCTTGCTGGGCGAAATCTTCACCAAGAAGATGGCCAACCTGATCGCCGAACACTGGTTCGTTTCCAAACCCATGAAGCAGTACACCCACGCCGAGCTGGCCGAGATCGCTGCAAAACTGGCGAGCTGGCAGGTGGTCCCGGCAGGCACCGAGGGCTATCGCACGGCTGAAGTGACACTGGGCGGTATTGATACTCGCGAAGTGTCTTCCAAGACCATGGAGTCGCTGAAATCACCCGGCCTCTATTTCGTTGGCGAAGTGCTGGACGTGAGCGGCCACTTGGGCGGTTTCAATTTCCAGTGGGCCTGGGCATCGGCCTACGCCGCAGCGCAGTACGTCTGA